The following are from one region of the Rosettibacter firmus genome:
- the cysK gene encoding cysteine synthase A, producing the protein MKALNVLDLIGNTPHLRINKLFGNNQEVWIKLERANPGGSIKDRIALSMIEDAEKKGILKPDSIIVEPTSGNTGIGLAMVAAIKGYKLILVMPESMSIERRKIMAAYGAEFELTPRELGMKGAIEKAKEMAANNPRVWIPQQFENEANVKIHIETTAQEILNDFPDGFDYFITGVGTGGHITGVAKVLKEKFPYLKVFAVEPAASPVISGGAPGPHPIQGIGAGFIPAIFDMNLIDGVIQITKDEAFEFARRAAKEEGLFAGISTGAALAAVNKKLMDIPSGKKILTFNYDTGERYLSIDDLF; encoded by the coding sequence ATGAAAGCACTAAATGTTCTCGATTTAATTGGTAATACACCACATTTAAGAATAAACAAACTATTTGGTAACAACCAAGAAGTATGGATTAAATTAGAAAGAGCAAATCCAGGTGGAAGTATCAAAGACCGAATTGCTCTTTCGATGATAGAAGATGCCGAGAAAAAAGGCATATTAAAACCTGATAGCATAATTGTTGAACCAACATCGGGAAATACAGGAATTGGATTAGCAATGGTAGCTGCTATTAAAGGCTATAAATTAATTTTAGTTATGCCAGAATCAATGTCGATTGAAAGAAGAAAAATCATGGCTGCATATGGAGCTGAATTTGAACTCACACCTCGTGAACTCGGTATGAAAGGTGCAATAGAGAAAGCTAAAGAAATGGCAGCGAATAATCCCAGGGTGTGGATTCCTCAACAATTTGAAAATGAAGCAAACGTAAAAATTCATATTGAAACAACAGCACAGGAAATATTAAATGATTTCCCGGATGGATTTGATTATTTTATTACAGGTGTTGGAACTGGTGGTCATATAACAGGCGTAGCAAAGGTACTCAAAGAAAAATTTCCTTACTTAAAAGTATTTGCGGTTGAACCTGCTGCTTCACCTGTTATATCTGGAGGAGCACCAGGACCACATCCAATCCAGGGAATTGGGGCTGGATTTATACCTGCAATTTTTGATATGAATTTGATTGATGGTGTAATTCAGATAACCAAAGATGAAGCATTTGAATTCGCTAGAAGAGCTGCTAAGGAAGAAGGTCTATTTGCTGGAATTTCAACCGGGGCAGCTCTTGCCGCAGTTAATAAAAAATTGATGGATATACCTTCAGGGAAAAAAATACTTACTTTTAATTACGATACAGGAGAACGCTATTTATCGATTGATGATTTGTTTTAG
- the epsC gene encoding serine O-acetyltransferase EpsC codes for MKSIDRNKLNNFAKELLSKRQTHFCNSSLKTEAIEYLNGLIDFLFPHFSNKVYFNQEDIISKLQLLKRDLIQLIKLLNGMAPPNIEEIADNFISKLPDIHHMLWADAEFIYQGDPAAESVDEVILAYPGFMAILIYRVAHELYLLKVPIIPRILTEHAHQITGIDIHPGATIDSPFFIDHGTGIVIGETTIIGKNVKLYQGVTLGALSVDKSLSQQKRHPTIEDDVVIYSQAVILGGNTVIGKNSIIGGNSWVTQSIPPNSIVYNKSEVRVRRTKEFENTIDFVI; via the coding sequence ATGAAATCTATAGATAGGAATAAACTGAATAATTTTGCAAAGGAATTATTATCTAAAAGACAAACTCACTTTTGCAATTCTTCTCTTAAAACAGAAGCAATTGAATATCTAAATGGGTTGATTGATTTTCTTTTTCCACATTTTTCTAATAAAGTCTATTTTAATCAAGAAGATATTATTTCAAAACTTCAGCTTTTGAAAAGAGATTTAATTCAACTTATAAAATTATTAAATGGAATGGCTCCACCTAACATTGAAGAGATAGCAGATAACTTTATATCAAAACTGCCAGATATTCATCATATGCTCTGGGCTGATGCTGAATTTATTTACCAGGGAGATCCTGCTGCCGAAAGTGTAGATGAAGTTATTTTAGCTTATCCAGGATTTATGGCTATTCTTATTTACAGAGTAGCTCATGAACTTTATTTATTGAAAGTACCTATTATTCCAAGAATCCTTACTGAACATGCTCACCAGATTACCGGAATTGATATACATCCTGGAGCTACAATTGATTCACCATTCTTTATTGATCATGGTACTGGAATTGTAATTGGAGAGACTACCATCATAGGGAAAAATGTAAAACTATATCAGGGTGTTACTCTTGGAGCACTAAGTGTTGATAAAAGTCTATCGCAACAAAAAAGACATCCAACAATTGAGGATGATGTTGTGATATATTCTCAGGCTGTAATACTGGGTGGAAATACAGTGATTGGAAAGAATAGTATTATCGGGGGTAATTCATGGGTTACTCAAAGTATACCACCAAATTCAATTGTATATAATAAAAGTGAAGTACGTGTAAGAAGAACAAAAGAATTTGAAAACACAATCGATTTTGTCATTTAA
- a CDS encoding cold-shock protein: protein MAERESGTVKWFNAAKGYGFIERNQGGDVFVHFSSIQADGYKSLEKGQKVEFTVGEGPKGPQAQDVKVVK, encoded by the coding sequence ATGGCAGAGCGTGAAAGCGGAACCGTAAAATGGTTTAATGCTGCAAAAGGTTACGGTTTTATTGAGCGCAATCAAGGTGGTGATGTTTTCGTTCATTTCTCTTCGATTCAGGCGGACGGATACAAAAGCCTTGAAAAAGGTCAAAAAGTGGAGTTCACTGTTGGTGAAGGACCAAAAGGACCTCAAGCTCAAGATGTAAAAGTTGTGAAATAA
- a CDS encoding TM2 domain-containing protein — MINIYELMPEIMGEEQIYISNLLKDYDDKKAQQFINIYRARRKDPQTILLVTLVGFLGIAGIQRFLTDQIGLGILYLLTCGICFIGTILDLVNYKRIAFEYNQKQAAQIAFMLKGM, encoded by the coding sequence ATGATAAACATTTACGAATTAATGCCAGAAATTATGGGAGAAGAACAAATTTATATTTCAAATCTCCTGAAAGACTATGATGATAAAAAGGCACAACAATTTATTAATATCTATCGTGCTCGCAGAAAAGATCCCCAGACAATTTTACTTGTAACACTGGTAGGATTTCTTGGGATTGCGGGTATACAAAGATTTTTAACAGATCAGATAGGTTTAGGAATTTTATATCTCTTAACTTGTGGCATTTGTTTTATAGGTACAATATTAGATCTTGTTAATTACAAAAGAATTGCTTTTGAATATAATCAGAAACAAGCCGCTCAAATAGCTTTTATGTTGAAGGGGATGTAA
- a CDS encoding DUF2752 domain-containing protein — protein sequence MAQIKLIGFDIKYKSRITKYLNAFNFIIKKIEWEAIAWIMGFIFLMLINPYAEQTFTLCPLNNMGITYCPGCGLGRSISFIFHFDFSNSFKSHPLGLIALIIILHRIIMLVMKTYNNFKLRESI from the coding sequence ATGGCACAGATTAAATTAATTGGTTTTGATATAAAGTATAAGAGTAGAATAACAAAGTATTTAAATGCATTTAATTTTATAATTAAAAAAATAGAATGGGAAGCAATAGCCTGGATTATGGGATTTATATTTTTAATGCTAATAAATCCTTATGCTGAACAAACATTTACACTTTGTCCACTCAATAATATGGGGATTACATATTGTCCCGGTTGTGGTTTAGGAAGATCAATATCTTTTATTTTTCATTTTGATTTTTCAAATTCATTTAAGTCACATCCACTGGGTCTTATAGCATTAATTATCATTTTACATAGAATCATAATGCTAGTTATGAAAACTTATAATAACTTTAAACTTAGGGAGTCTATATGA
- a CDS encoding DinB family protein, with product MKPGENEYAQYYKSYVDLISSENIIEVLEKQLNETEEFFKSIDEEKSNYRYAENKWSIKEVLGHLVDSERIFACRALRVSRSDPNQLVTFDENLFIQESNYSSISFKDILDEFILLRKSTIMMFKGMTDEMMLRKGIINGIDITVRAIAYIIAGHTLHHLNVIKERYLN from the coding sequence ATGAAACCAGGTGAAAATGAATATGCACAGTACTACAAATCGTATGTAGATTTAATTTCATCTGAAAATATAATTGAAGTCCTTGAAAAACAATTGAATGAAACAGAAGAGTTTTTCAAGAGTATTGATGAAGAAAAATCAAACTATCGTTATGCAGAAAATAAATGGAGCATAAAAGAAGTTCTGGGTCATCTTGTAGATAGTGAAAGAATATTTGCCTGCAGAGCATTAAGAGTATCTCGAAGCGATCCAAATCAACTCGTAACATTTGATGAAAATTTATTTATACAGGAATCTAATTATTCATCAATATCTTTTAAAGATATACTGGATGAATTTATATTGCTAAGAAAATCTACAATTATGATGTTTAAAGGAATGACAGATGAAATGATGTTACGCAAAGGTATTATTAATGGAATAGATATTACAGTAAGAGCAATAGCGTATATTATTGCAGGGCACACACTTCATCATTTAAATGTAATTAAAGAACGGTACCTTAATTAA
- a CDS encoding S1 family peptidase, whose translation MRIKLTNIIIIISIAFILDACSSDVLYKNSPSNIIDGKYDSEFPFKNSSKQLEEISNCIRLINSIAFYTSYIFDLSSHITIEKVKTIEFEKVANQKVYFNRTASGTATLIYKDNDKVLFLTVAHVVSFEDTIISYFFNPDGTTSDYIQSISIKTRQTNYIPDLPSGGELDIILLDKNIDIALLGKKLSYNEVIGASVFNYPWGKSSELEWGNFVYVFGYPMNLKMISKALVSISSKEKNTFLIDAVFNRGSSGGIVLAIRDGVPNFELVGLIKSVPADFQYTIHPLTKDRNLDFNPMVPYKGDLYVEKEQILRTGITKVICIEAIRNYIEFHKSYLFSKGYYINITSK comes from the coding sequence GTGAGAATAAAACTCACAAATATTATAATCATTATATCTATTGCATTTATTTTGGATGCATGTTCTTCGGATGTACTTTATAAAAATTCACCATCTAATATTATAGATGGGAAATATGATAGTGAATTTCCGTTTAAAAATTCATCGAAGCAATTAGAAGAGATTAGTAATTGTATTCGATTAATTAATAGTATAGCTTTTTATACAAGTTATATTTTCGATTTAAGTTCGCATATAACAATTGAAAAAGTAAAAACGATAGAATTTGAAAAAGTAGCCAATCAAAAAGTATATTTTAATAGAACAGCTTCTGGAACTGCTACTTTAATTTATAAGGATAATGATAAAGTACTTTTTTTGACGGTTGCTCATGTAGTATCTTTTGAAGATACAATTATTTCTTATTTTTTTAATCCAGATGGAACAACTTCAGATTATATACAGAGTATTTCAATAAAAACACGTCAGACAAATTATATTCCCGATTTACCTTCGGGGGGTGAACTTGATATTATACTTTTGGATAAAAATATTGATATTGCTCTACTTGGGAAAAAATTATCTTATAACGAAGTTATTGGTGCTTCTGTTTTTAATTATCCATGGGGAAAATCATCTGAACTTGAATGGGGGAATTTTGTTTATGTTTTTGGTTATCCGATGAATTTGAAAATGATATCTAAAGCCCTTGTAAGTATTTCGAGTAAAGAAAAAAATACATTTTTAATTGATGCTGTTTTTAATCGTGGTTCCAGTGGTGGTATTGTGCTGGCAATTCGGGATGGAGTTCCAAACTTTGAACTCGTGGGATTAATAAAGTCTGTGCCAGCAGATTTTCAATATACAATTCATCCTTTAACTAAAGACAGAAATTTAGATTTTAATCCTATGGTGCCATATAAAGGTGATCTTTATGTAGAAAAAGAACAAATATTAAGAACAGGGATTACAAAGGTAATTTGTATAGAAGCAATTCGTAATTATATTGAATTTCATAAATCGTATTTATTTAGCAAGGGCTATTATATTAATATAACTTCAAAATGA
- a CDS encoding cytochrome c3 family protein, whose translation MKIKLPHSTQNWISLVGATIALISFFMIVFLFVVSSIFGKDNSYLGLIIYIALPAVLIFGLILIPVGMWRKTVKDKKKKIGAEKDWPVIDLNDIRHRNAFMIFSIGTSIFLLASAVGGYEAFHFTESVEFCGKLCHSVMKPEYTAYQNSPHARVACVECHVGTGASWYVRSKLSGLYQVYAVTLGTVPKPIETPIKNLRPARETCEECHWPQKFYARKLRFEKHYLNDINNTEWDITLTMKIGSQISAFGLEEGIHWHINPNVKIEYKASDSKRENIPWVRYTNLKTGEVFVYENKNNTSKKINLDSLETRVMDCMDCHNRPSHNYKPPAIFINNAITAGKIPKDLPQIKFVAMDILGKDFSSTNSAMQEIANYIYTFYKDNYPEIYQYKRFLIDKAISGIQEEFKKNIFPEMKVRWDVYPNNIGHLEFKGCFRCHNDNHVSKEGRIIKKDCNLCHTINSQGTKENLQITSVNTELEFKHPGNDVGDKWKSMLCVDCHTGLNP comes from the coding sequence ATGAAAATAAAATTACCACATTCAACACAAAACTGGATTTCTCTTGTAGGGGCAACTATTGCTCTAATAAGTTTTTTTATGATTGTATTTCTTTTTGTAGTAAGTTCTATTTTTGGAAAAGATAATTCATATCTGGGTTTAATAATATACATTGCTTTACCAGCTGTATTAATTTTTGGTCTGATATTAATACCAGTTGGTATGTGGAGGAAAACAGTTAAAGATAAAAAAAAGAAGATAGGTGCTGAGAAAGATTGGCCTGTAATTGATTTAAATGATATACGTCATAGAAATGCATTTATGATTTTTTCAATAGGGACTTCAATTTTTCTATTAGCATCAGCTGTCGGAGGTTACGAAGCATTTCACTTTACAGAATCTGTAGAATTCTGTGGAAAATTGTGTCATAGTGTTATGAAACCTGAATACACAGCATATCAAAACTCGCCACATGCAAGAGTAGCTTGTGTGGAATGTCATGTTGGAACAGGTGCAAGCTGGTATGTTCGTTCTAAATTATCAGGGTTATATCAGGTTTATGCTGTAACATTAGGAACAGTTCCTAAACCAATAGAAACACCAATTAAAAATTTACGACCGGCAAGAGAAACTTGCGAGGAATGTCACTGGCCACAAAAGTTTTATGCAAGAAAATTGAGATTCGAAAAACATTATTTGAATGATATAAACAATACTGAATGGGATATAACTTTGACTATGAAAATTGGATCTCAAATAAGTGCTTTCGGTCTCGAAGAAGGAATTCACTGGCATATAAATCCAAATGTTAAAATCGAATATAAAGCATCAGATTCTAAAAGAGAAAATATTCCCTGGGTTAGATATACAAATTTAAAGACTGGAGAAGTATTTGTTTATGAAAACAAGAATAATACATCAAAAAAAATAAATTTAGATTCACTCGAAACTCGTGTAATGGATTGTATGGATTGTCATAATCGACCTTCGCATAATTATAAACCACCAGCAATTTTTATTAATAATGCTATTACTGCTGGGAAAATTCCTAAAGATTTACCACAAATAAAATTTGTTGCAATGGATATTCTCGGAAAAGATTTTTCTTCGACAAATTCTGCAATGCAAGAAATTGCAAATTATATTTATACATTTTATAAAGATAATTATCCTGAAATTTATCAGTATAAAAGATTTTTAATTGATAAAGCAATTTCAGGCATTCAAGAAGAATTTAAGAAAAATATTTTTCCAGAGATGAAAGTAAGATGGGATGTATATCCAAATAATATTGGTCATCTGGAATTTAAGGGTTGTTTTAGGTGTCATAATGATAATCATGTTTCAAAAGAAGGGAGAATAATTAAAAAAGATTGTAATTTGTGTCATACAATTAATTCTCAGGGAACAAAAGAGAACCTTCAAATTACTTCAGTTAATACAGAACTTGAATTTAAGCATCCGGGGAATGACGTTGGTGATAAATGGAAAAGTATGTTATGTGTTGATTGCCATACTGGATTGAATCCTTAA
- a CDS encoding pseudouridine synthase, whose amino-acid sequence MKKALKYYIIHKPYGVLSQFTDKEGRKTLKSLYNFPKDVYPVGRLDMDSEGLLILTNDKLLTDYLLNPLNKHEREYYVQVEGIPTEESLQKLREGVIIQGRKTLPAKVKVINTPDFPERVPPIRFRKTIPTSWLSITIVEGKNRQVRKMTASVGLPTLRLIRVRIKNILLGDLKPGEVRELTKMEISGLYK is encoded by the coding sequence ATGAAAAAAGCCTTAAAATATTATATCATCCATAAACCATATGGAGTACTATCGCAATTTACAGATAAAGAAGGGAGAAAAACATTAAAATCTCTTTATAATTTTCCTAAAGATGTTTATCCGGTTGGAAGATTAGATATGGATAGTGAAGGTTTATTAATTTTAACAAATGACAAATTGCTCACAGATTATTTATTGAATCCTTTAAACAAACACGAGAGAGAATATTATGTTCAGGTTGAAGGTATCCCAACAGAAGAATCTCTTCAGAAACTAAGGGAAGGTGTTATAATTCAAGGAAGAAAAACATTACCTGCAAAAGTAAAAGTAATTAACACGCCTGATTTTCCCGAAAGAGTTCCTCCCATTCGATTTAGAAAAACAATTCCTACATCATGGCTAAGTATAACAATTGTTGAAGGTAAAAATAGACAGGTTAGAAAAATGACAGCTTCTGTTGGATTACCTACTCTTCGACTAATTAGAGTAAGAATAAAAAATATTTTACTTGGAGATTTGAAACCTGGAGAAGTTAGAGAATTAACTAAAATGGAAATTAGTGGACTTTATAAATAA